A single window of Desulfovibrio sp. G11 DNA harbors:
- a CDS encoding valine--tRNA ligase, translated as MADTLPKGYEPHDVEARWRKHWEEDKTFTPDPDAPGEPFSIVIPPPNVTGALHIGHALNLTLIDVLCRHARQKGKNVLWVPGTDHAGIATQNVVERALAAEGKGRKDLGREAFIDRVWEWREDYGHRILDQIRAMGASVDWSRLRFTMDEGLSAAVRKVFVQLYNDGLIYKGDYIINWCSRCHTALADDEVEHEQSRGRLWKVRYALADGSGSITIATTRPETIPGDTAICVHPEDERYAHMVGKTALVPVLGREIPIIADAYVDREFGTGALKVTPCHDPNDWMLGKKHDLLFIQAIDENGIMKAEAGIYQGLEKAACREKIVADIEAAGQLEGVEELEHAVGHCYRCHTVVEPHVSTQWFVAATKMAPAARDAVPGMTRILPESWLKTYYHWLDNIRDWCISRQIWWGHRIPAWTCEACSQLIVAEEAPDVCPHCGSTALKQDEDVLDTWFSSALWPFSTMGWPADTREMHRWYPTSVLVTGFDILFFWVARMMMMGIHFMGKPPFADVYLHALVRDASGRKMSKSTGNVINPLEMIDKYGCDALRFTLTAFAAMGRDIRLSEDRIEGYRHFVNKLWNAARFTLMNLPEEAPARVDLAAIQGLHHQWLLHRLEMVKQDMDQALEDYRFNDAAQLGYKFLWNEFCDWYLELVKPDMQSEDEQRKAAAQYVLWLALREILLLLHPVMPFVTAEIWAALPVPAGEKSTDLACELYPALRPACVRPAEAARMELVQGIIVAVRTIKAELGISPAHRVGLLLHPVDAAQQALLEENRDLMLTLARLEELTVGADVQAPKASASAVVEGCQVIVPLRGAVDLNGELARLDKELAKLEKDIVGVNKKLSNESFISRAPADVVERERERAGKLLDAKAKLEALRTRFAEALNEE; from the coding sequence ATGGCGGATACCCTACCCAAGGGCTACGAGCCCCATGACGTGGAAGCCCGGTGGCGCAAGCACTGGGAAGAAGACAAAACCTTCACGCCCGACCCGGATGCCCCTGGCGAACCTTTTTCCATAGTCATTCCGCCGCCCAACGTCACCGGCGCGCTGCACATCGGCCACGCCCTCAACCTGACGCTCATTGACGTGCTCTGCCGTCACGCCCGTCAGAAGGGCAAGAATGTGCTTTGGGTTCCCGGTACTGACCACGCGGGCATTGCCACCCAGAACGTGGTGGAGCGTGCTTTGGCTGCTGAGGGCAAAGGCCGCAAGGACCTGGGCCGCGAGGCTTTTATTGACCGCGTGTGGGAATGGCGTGAAGACTACGGCCACCGCATCCTTGACCAGATCCGCGCCATGGGCGCTTCGGTGGACTGGTCGCGCCTGCGCTTCACTATGGATGAAGGCCTTTCTGCCGCCGTGCGCAAGGTTTTTGTGCAACTGTACAACGACGGCCTTATCTATAAGGGCGATTATATCATCAACTGGTGCTCCCGATGCCATACGGCGCTTGCCGATGACGAGGTCGAGCACGAGCAGAGCAGGGGCAGGCTCTGGAAGGTGCGCTACGCCCTTGCGGACGGCTCCGGCTCCATCACCATCGCCACCACCAGGCCTGAAACCATCCCCGGCGATACGGCCATCTGCGTGCATCCCGAGGATGAACGCTACGCCCACATGGTGGGCAAGACGGCGCTGGTTCCCGTACTGGGCCGCGAAATTCCCATCATTGCCGATGCCTACGTGGATCGCGAGTTCGGCACCGGCGCACTCAAGGTGACGCCCTGCCACGATCCCAACGACTGGATGCTGGGCAAGAAGCACGATCTGCTCTTTATTCAGGCCATTGACGAAAACGGCATCATGAAGGCTGAAGCCGGAATCTATCAGGGGCTGGAAAAGGCGGCATGCCGCGAAAAAATCGTGGCCGACATTGAGGCCGCCGGACAGCTCGAAGGCGTGGAAGAACTGGAACACGCCGTGGGCCATTGCTACCGCTGCCACACCGTGGTGGAACCCCACGTTTCCACCCAGTGGTTCGTGGCCGCCACAAAGATGGCCCCGGCTGCCCGTGACGCCGTGCCAGGCATGACCCGCATTTTGCCGGAATCCTGGCTCAAGACCTATTATCACTGGCTGGACAATATCCGCGACTGGTGCATCAGCCGCCAGATATGGTGGGGCCATCGCATCCCCGCCTGGACCTGCGAGGCGTGCAGCCAGCTTATCGTGGCCGAAGAGGCCCCGGACGTCTGCCCCCACTGCGGCAGCACCGCCCTGAAGCAGGATGAGGACGTGCTGGACACCTGGTTTTCTTCGGCGCTCTGGCCGTTTTCGACCATGGGCTGGCCTGCCGATACCAGAGAGATGCACCGCTGGTACCCCACATCCGTACTGGTAACGGGTTTTGACATCCTGTTTTTCTGGGTGGCCCGCATGATGATGATGGGCATCCACTTTATGGGCAAGCCGCCCTTTGCTGACGTGTACCTGCACGCGCTGGTGCGTGACGCATCCGGCCGCAAAATGTCCAAATCCACGGGCAATGTCATCAACCCGCTGGAAATGATAGACAAGTATGGTTGTGATGCCCTGCGCTTCACGTTGACGGCCTTTGCCGCCATGGGGCGCGATATCCGTCTTTCCGAAGACCGTATCGAAGGCTACCGCCATTTTGTCAACAAGCTCTGGAATGCCGCACGCTTCACTCTCATGAACCTGCCCGAAGAGGCCCCGGCCCGCGTGGACCTTGCAGCCATACAGGGGCTGCACCATCAGTGGCTGCTGCACAGGCTTGAGATGGTTAAGCAGGACATGGACCAGGCCCTTGAGGACTACCGCTTTAACGATGCGGCCCAGCTTGGGTACAAGTTTCTCTGGAACGAGTTTTGCGACTGGTATCTTGAGCTTGTCAAGCCGGACATGCAGAGTGAAGACGAGCAGCGCAAGGCTGCCGCCCAGTACGTGCTGTGGCTGGCCCTGCGGGAAATACTGCTGCTGCTGCATCCGGTCATGCCTTTTGTCACGGCCGAGATATGGGCGGCCCTGCCCGTGCCTGCCGGTGAAAAAAGCACTGACCTGGCCTGCGAGCTTTACCCCGCGTTGCGCCCGGCCTGCGTGCGCCCGGCCGAGGCTGCCCGCATGGAGCTTGTTCAGGGTATTATCGTGGCCGTGCGTACCATCAAGGCCGAGCTTGGCATCAGCCCCGCGCATCGCGTAGGCCTGCTTTTGCATCCCGTGGATGCGGCCCAGCAGGCCCTGCTGGAAGAAAACCGCGACCTCATGCTCACCCTGGCCCGTCTGGAAGAGCTCACCGTGGGAGCGGACGTACAGGCGCCCAAGGCCTCGGCTTCGGCCGTGGTGGAAGGTTGCCAGGTCATTGTGCCGCTCAGGGGGGCAGTGGACCTTAATGGCGAACTGGCCCGGCTGGACAAAGAACTTGCCAAGCTTGAAAAAGACATTGTGGGCGTGAACAAAAAGCTCAGCAACGAGAGCTTCATAAGCCGCGCCCCGGCCGACGTGGTCGAGCGCGAGCGCGAGCGCGCCGGGAAGCTGCTGGACGCCAAGGCCAAGCTGGAAGCTCTGCGTACCCGTTTTGCCGAGGCCCTGAACGAAGAATAG
- a CDS encoding SMR family transporter, which translates to MHPATLAYLQLGGAILLEVIATSCLKQSEGMSRLVPTVTALVGYGFSFFLLSLVLKVIPMGVSYGIWSGVGIVIVSIIGLVFFGQKLDLAACIGLGFIVVGVLVINFFSSSVPH; encoded by the coding sequence ATGCATCCCGCCACCTTGGCCTATCTGCAACTGGGCGGAGCCATTCTGCTTGAGGTTATTGCCACGTCATGCCTCAAGCAGTCCGAGGGCATGAGCCGTCTTGTCCCCACTGTGACTGCCCTGGTCGGTTACGGCTTTTCATTTTTCCTGCTATCGCTGGTGCTCAAGGTTATACCCATGGGGGTTTCCTACGGCATCTGGAGTGGCGTGGGCATCGTTATTGTCTCTATCATCGGCCTTGTTTTTTTCGGGCAAAAACTTGACCTGGCGGCCTGCATAGGGCTTGGATTTATTGTTGTGGGCGTGCTTGTCATCAATTTTTTTTCCAGCTCCGTGCCGCATTGA
- the rpsL gene encoding 30S ribosomal protein S12 translates to MPTINQLIRIERKAVLKRKKTPALQACPQRRGVCTRVYTTTPKKPNSALRKVARVRLTNGIEVTAYIPGEGHNLQEHSVVIIRGGRVKDLPGVRYHIVRGTLDTSGVADRRKSRSKYGAKRPK, encoded by the coding sequence ATGCCCACGATTAACCAGCTTATCCGCATCGAGCGGAAGGCCGTGCTGAAACGCAAGAAGACCCCCGCCCTGCAGGCCTGCCCGCAGCGCCGCGGCGTGTGCACACGCGTTTACACCACCACCCCTAAAAAGCCTAACTCCGCTCTGCGTAAGGTTGCCCGTGTGCGCCTGACCAACGGCATTGAAGTGACAGCGTACATCCCCGGCGAAGGCCACAACCTTCAGGAACACTCTGTAGTAATCATCCGCGGCGGCCGTGTAAAAGACTTGCCCGGCGTGCGTTACCACATTGTGCGCGGCACCCTGGATACCTCCGGTGTGGCCGACCGTCGCAAGAGCCGCTCCAAGTACGGCGCCAAGCGTCCCAAGTAG
- the rpsG gene encoding 30S ribosomal protein S7 has translation MPRKGPVPKREVLPDPIYSSRLITKFVNRLMYDGKKGAAEKIFYSSLEHLAEKTGEEPMRAFEKALDNVKPHMEVKARRVGGATYQVPMEVRPERQVSLSIRWLINYARSRGEKGMTAKLSAELLDAFNGRGGAVKKREDTHRMADANKAFSHYRW, from the coding sequence ATGCCCCGTAAAGGTCCTGTTCCCAAAAGGGAAGTGCTGCCCGATCCGATTTATTCCAGCCGTCTCATCACCAAGTTCGTGAACCGGCTCATGTATGACGGCAAAAAGGGCGCCGCTGAAAAAATTTTCTACAGCTCGTTGGAGCACTTGGCCGAAAAGACCGGTGAAGAACCCATGCGCGCCTTTGAAAAGGCCCTGGACAACGTGAAGCCCCACATGGAAGTCAAGGCCCGTCGCGTAGGCGGCGCTACCTATCAGGTTCCCATGGAAGTGCGTCCCGAACGCCAGGTTTCCCTGTCTATCCGCTGGCTCATCAACTACGCCCGTTCCCGTGGCGAAAAAGGCATGACCGCGAAACTCTCCGCAGAACTGCTGGATGCTTTCAACGGGCGCGGTGGCGCGGTGAAAAAACGCGAAGACACCCACCGCATGGCTGATGCCAACAAGGCCTTCTCTCATTACCGCTGGTAA
- the fusA gene encoding elongation factor G, with translation MSRTVPVDKQRNIGIMAHIDAGKTTTTERILFYTGVSHKIGETHEGQATMDWMEQEQERGITITSAATTCFWKDCRINIIDTPGHVDFTIEVERSLRVLDGAICVFDAVAGVEPQSETVWRQADHYGVPRICFVNKMDRIGANFFRCVGMIHDRLGAKAVPLELPIGAEDKFEGVVDLVRGKAIRFDKLSKGQEFLVEDVPADMKDLFEEKRHELLEAVAEEDEVLLEKYLSGETLTEEEIVSCIRKATIARSIVPVMCGSAFRNMGVQPLLDAVVDYLPSPVDIPPMPGHVPGKEDEIIECHCTDKEPLAGLLFKLFSDPFIGHLSFFRIYSGFLESGSTVYNSNTGKRERIGRILKMHANKREDVKWAGAGDIVALVGLKNAATGDTLCDEKRPVILESLNIPEPVIEVAIEPKTKADRDALSAALNKLAKEDPSFRVKGDEETNQTLIAGMGELHLEIIVDRLTREFNVNANVGKPQVAYRETISKPAKSDLKHAKQSGGRGQYGHVVIEIEPNPGNGYEFINSITGGVIPKEYITPVDKGINDALKSGVLAGFPVVDVKVNLVFGSYHEVDSSEQAFYVAGSMAIKDAMHKASPVLLEPIMDVEVVTPEEYLGDVMGDLNGRRGRVQSMEARAGGAQSVRAQVPLSAMFGYATDLRSRTQGRATFTMQFDHYEKVPQAISEEIQKSRT, from the coding sequence GTGTCCCGCACCGTTCCTGTAGACAAACAGCGCAATATCGGCATCATGGCCCATATTGACGCCGGCAAAACCACCACCACCGAGCGCATTCTTTTCTATACCGGCGTGAGCCATAAGATTGGCGAAACGCACGAAGGCCAGGCCACCATGGACTGGATGGAGCAGGAACAGGAGCGTGGCATCACCATTACCTCCGCTGCCACCACCTGCTTCTGGAAAGACTGCCGCATCAACATCATCGACACCCCGGGCCACGTTGACTTCACTATTGAAGTGGAACGTTCGCTGCGTGTGCTTGACGGCGCCATCTGCGTGTTTGACGCCGTGGCCGGTGTTGAACCCCAGTCTGAAACCGTGTGGCGCCAGGCCGACCACTACGGTGTGCCCCGCATCTGCTTTGTGAACAAGATGGACCGCATCGGCGCCAACTTCTTCCGCTGCGTGGGCATGATCCATGACCGCCTGGGCGCCAAGGCGGTGCCGCTGGAACTGCCCATCGGCGCTGAAGACAAGTTTGAAGGCGTCGTGGACCTCGTGCGCGGCAAGGCCATCCGCTTTGACAAGCTCAGCAAGGGTCAGGAATTTCTGGTTGAAGACGTGCCCGCCGACATGAAAGACCTCTTTGAGGAAAAGCGGCACGAACTGCTTGAAGCCGTGGCGGAAGAAGATGAAGTACTGCTCGAAAAGTACCTGAGCGGCGAAACCCTTACGGAAGAGGAAATAGTTTCCTGCATCCGCAAGGCCACCATTGCCCGCTCCATCGTTCCTGTCATGTGCGGCTCGGCTTTCCGCAACATGGGTGTGCAGCCCCTGCTGGACGCCGTGGTGGACTATCTGCCTTCACCTGTGGACATTCCGCCCATGCCCGGTCATGTGCCCGGCAAGGAAGATGAAATCATCGAATGCCACTGCACCGACAAGGAACCCTTGGCCGGCCTGCTGTTCAAGCTGTTCTCCGACCCCTTCATCGGGCATCTTTCGTTCTTCCGCATTTACTCGGGCTTCCTTGAGTCCGGCAGCACGGTGTACAACTCCAACACCGGCAAGCGCGAGCGCATCGGCCGCATCCTCAAGATGCACGCCAATAAGCGTGAAGACGTGAAATGGGCCGGCGCGGGCGACATTGTGGCTCTTGTGGGCCTCAAGAACGCCGCCACCGGCGACACCCTGTGCGATGAAAAGCGCCCGGTCATTCTGGAGTCACTGAATATTCCCGAGCCGGTCATTGAAGTGGCCATTGAGCCCAAGACCAAGGCTGACCGCGACGCCCTTTCCGCCGCGCTCAACAAGCTCGCCAAGGAAGACCCCTCTTTCCGCGTCAAGGGCGACGAAGAAACCAACCAGACCCTCATCGCCGGCATGGGCGAACTGCATCTGGAAATCATCGTTGACCGCCTGACCCGTGAATTCAACGTGAACGCCAACGTGGGCAAGCCTCAGGTGGCCTATCGCGAAACCATTTCCAAGCCCGCCAAGTCCGACCTCAAGCACGCCAAGCAGTCCGGCGGGCGCGGCCAGTACGGCCACGTTGTTATCGAGATCGAGCCAAACCCGGGCAATGGCTATGAGTTCATCAACTCCATCACCGGCGGCGTCATTCCCAAGGAATACATCACCCCGGTGGACAAGGGTATCAACGATGCCCTGAAGTCCGGTGTTCTGGCCGGTTTCCCCGTGGTGGACGTGAAGGTCAATCTGGTCTTCGGTTCCTACCACGAAGTGGACTCGTCGGAACAGGCCTTCTACGTGGCAGGCTCCATGGCCATCAAGGACGCCATGCACAAGGCCAGCCCCGTGCTGCTTGAACCCATAATGGACGTGGAAGTGGTGACGCCCGAGGAATACCTCGGCGACGTCATGGGTGACCTCAACGGCCGCCGCGGCCGTGTGCAGAGCATGGAAGCCCGCGCCGGCGGTGCGCAGAGCGTGCGCGCTCAGGTGCCGCTGTCCGCCATGTTCGGCTACGCCACTGACCTGCGCTCGCGCACTCAGGGCCGCGCCACCTTCACCATGCAGTTTGACCATTACGAAAAAGTGCCCCAGGCCATTTCTGAAGAAATTCAGAAAAGCAGGACATAG